One region of Lebetimonas natsushimae genomic DNA includes:
- the murI gene encoding glutamate racemase encodes MKCGVFDSGIGGLSVASSILKAKLFDEIIYYGDTARVPYGNKNESTIIRYSLEAMEFLKNFNIDFLVVACNTASATAIDELKKEAPFPVVGVIEAGVKAVENEDKNSSILLIGTKRTIKSKKYEKFLREKGFKNIISIATPLFVPLVEEGITEGKIVNEIFDLYFKNIDRKKIDIVILGCTHYPFLSNSLQKYFPNAKLIHSGQAIVELLKNEYNLTPKKSTSINFLASDDPQHLRQKAKEWLNID; translated from the coding sequence ATGAAATGCGGGGTATTTGACAGCGGAATAGGGGGGCTGAGTGTTGCTTCTTCTATTTTAAAAGCAAAACTTTTTGATGAAATAATTTATTACGGAGATACAGCAAGGGTTCCTTATGGAAACAAAAACGAATCCACAATAATACGATATTCCCTTGAAGCTATGGAATTTTTGAAAAATTTTAATATCGATTTTTTGGTTGTTGCCTGCAATACCGCAAGCGCCACTGCAATAGACGAGCTTAAAAAAGAAGCCCCTTTTCCTGTGGTTGGGGTGATAGAAGCCGGAGTCAAGGCGGTTGAAAATGAAGATAAAAATTCAAGTATATTATTAATCGGGACAAAGAGGACTATTAAGTCAAAAAAATATGAAAAATTTTTAAGAGAAAAAGGCTTTAAAAATATTATTTCCATTGCAACGCCTCTTTTTGTCCCTTTGGTGGAAGAGGGGATAACAGAGGGTAAAATAGTAAATGAAATATTTGATCTTTATTTTAAAAATATTGATAGAAAAAAAATAGATATTGTAATTCTCGGCTGTACACATTATCCTTTTTTATCAAATTCACTTCAAAAATATTTTCCCAATGCAAAACTTATCCACTCAGGTCAGGCTATAGTGGAACTTTTAAAAAACGAATATAATTTAACTCCTAAAAAATCCACTTCAATCAACTTCCTTGCAAGCGACGATCCTCAACATTTAAGACAAAAAGCAAAAGAATGGCTGAATATTGACTGA